The Sinomonas sp. P10A9 genome contains the following window.
TCCAGATCGCGCGGGCACTCATGACCGATCCCGAGCTTCTCCTCCTCGACGAGCCCGGTGCGGGCCTCGACCTCGCCGGCCGCGAGGAGCTCGTGTACAAGCTCTCCGAGCTGGCGAAGGACGACGACGCGCCCGCCCTCGTGCTCGTCACCCACCATCTCGAGGAGGTACCGCCGGGCTTCACCCACGTGCTCCTCCTGCGCGACGGCGGCGTCGTCGCTTCCGGTCCCATCGGATCGACCCTCACCGAGGAGAACCTGAGCGCGGCGTTCGGCCTCCCGCTCGACGTGCGCGCCAACGACGGTCGCTATACGGCGGTTGCCAAGGCTGTCACACCACAGGACGGGGCGGCTGCTCAGTCTGTGCAGACCGCGTGATGGGGTTCTGGGGCGACGTCCTCATCTTCCTCGCTGGCCTGTGGGCCGGCACGATCAACACCATCGTCGGCTCGGGCTCGCTCGTGACGTTCCCCGTGCTGGTGGCGCTCGGCTATAGCCCGGTCAACTCCATCATCTCGAATGCGATGGGACTTGTGGCAGGGGGCTTCTCGGGGGCCTACGGCTACCGGCGCGAGGCGGTGAGCGCCAAGCGGACCCTGGTCAAGCTCCTGCCGGCATCGCTCGTCGGCGGGCTCTTGGGCGCGTTCCTGCTCCTGCACCTGCCGGAGTCCGTCTTCGGGTACGTCGCGCCGGTGCTCATCGTCGTCGCCATTCTGCTGGTGATCTTCCAGCCGCGCCTGTCGGCGTGGGCCAAGGCACGGCAGTCCCTCGAGCACATCACCCCGGAGCAGGCCGATCTGCAGAAGATCCCGATGGTGCTGTACATCCTCGTGTTCCTCATCGGCGTCTACGGCGGCTACTTCACTGCCGCCCAGGGGGTCCTGCTCATGGGCGTGCTCGGGGTGTTCTTCCACGGGACGCTCCAGCAGTCAAACGCGATCAAGGTGGTCCTCAGCCTCGTCGTGAACCTCGTCGCCGCTGCCGCCTACCTGCTGTTCGCGTTCGATCGGATCGACTGGCTCGTGGTGCTGCTGATCGCGGTCGGCTCCACGCTCGGCGGCTTCCTCGGCGCTGGCATCGGCCGGCGCATGAAGCCGATCGTGCTGCGCATCGTGATCGTCATCCTCGGCGTCGTGGCTCTCGCGAACCTTCTCAGCAAACTCTTCCATGGCTGACGTGCCTGCGGATGGGGAGCAGCACATCGGCCCACAGATCGTGCGCCTGACCTCGGCCGATGACCCCCGCGTGGCCGATTACACGCGGCTCACGGATGTCCACTTGCGCAAGGTCCGGGAGCCCGCGGAGGGCCTCTACATCGCGGAATCCTCCAGGGTACTGCGGCGGGCCCTCGAGGCGGGGCACCGGCCCCGCTCGTTCTTCCTCGCGGACAAGTGGCTCGAGGGGCTTGCGGACGTCCTCGCCGCGCACCCAGACGTCCCCGCATACGTGGGCACCCCCGACCTCCTCGAGGAGATCACCGGGTTCCACCTCCACCGGGGCGCGATGGCGGCCATGCACCGCCCCGAGCCCGTTCCCGTGGAAGAGCTCCTCGCGGGTGCGAACCGGGTCGCAGCGCTCGAGGAGAAACGACGTTCGAGGATCGCAGTCCTGGAGAACCTTACGGACCATACGAACGTCGGTGCAGTCTTCCGCAGCGCCGCAGCGATCGGCGTCGACGCCGTGCTGGTGACTCCGCAGTGCGCTGACCCGCTCTACCGCCGCTCGATACGTGTGTCGATGGGCACCGTTTTCCAGGTGCCGTGGACGCGGATTGAATCGTGGCCCGCAGACGCCGCGCTGCTGAAGGAGGCCGGCTACGTCGTGGCCGGGATGACGTTGGGGGAGGGCGCGATTACGCTCGACGAGCTGGTCGCTGAGGACCACGAGAACCTGGCGCTGGTCTTCGGCACCGAGGGGGAGGGCCTGGCCCCGGAGACGGATCAGGTGCTGGACCGGCGGGTCACGATTCCGATGATGAACGGCGTGGACTCGCTCAACGTCGCCGCGTCATCGGCGGTCGCCTTCTACGCGACGAGGTAGCGGGCCGGTATCACCGACCCATCTGGCTGCGGTGCCTGTCGCCAACTGCACATGGTGCCTCCCCAGCACCAACCGGCACTGGGGGAACTCACGCTCCACTAGACCGGGGGCGGCTCACCCGGACTTCGGCATCGTTACGGGATGACGTTCTGGTTCAGCTTGAAGAGGTTGGTCGGGTCGTATTGCTGTTTGAGGGCCTTGAGCCGCCCGTACTTCTCGTCGCCGTATGCGGCCTGGACGGAGGCGTCTTCGGCGGTGAAGTTGACGTACACGCCGCCGGTGTCGAAGGGCGTGAGGGCTGAGGCGAAGCTGCGTACCCAGGCCAGGTTGGCGTCGTCGTCCTCGGCTTGATCCCAGACACCGACGATATTGAAGCAGAACGCTGATCGCCGGTCCCCGAACGCGGTGGCACGGTCATGTACCCGGGCGATCGCCCCTCCCATGTGGTGGAAGTCGAAGGTGCTCGCCGGGGAGGGCATCGCCGATGTGTGTTCGGCGATGACGCCGATCAACGAGTCCGTCAGCGCGGGGGTGTAGCCGGACTTGAGGTAGCAGCGGACTCCGGGCGGCAAGTCCTCGTCGAGCACGGACTGCAGCTGCGGGTATGGCATGGGCCCGATCAGGTCCACCTCGGGCTGGAGGTCTCGCAGCGGCAGCAGCGCGGCCTCGGCATCAGCTGGGTCACCGCAATGGCAGGCCAGCACCGCCAGTGCCGGCCTGCCGTGCATCGGCGCGGGCACGAAGTCAGCCGCCGGCGCGGTGACCATCGAGAGCCAGGTTGTGAGCTCGTCCGGGCAGGCGGATACGTAGTCGCGGTATGCCCGCATCACCCGCCCGGCCCGATCCGCGGTGAACAGCATCAGCCCACCGATCACGTCAGTCACGGGATGCAGCCGGAACTCGAACTCTGTGACGACGCCGAAGTTTCCTCCGCCCCCGCGCAGCCCCCAGAACAGTTCCGGGTTTTCCGATTCGCTGGCCCTCACGATCTCTCCGGTGGCGGTGACCACCTCAGCGGAGAGGAGGTTGTCGCACGCGAGACCCCATCGGCGCTGCAGCCAGCCGATCCCGCCGCCGAGCGTCAGGCCTGCAATCCCGGTGGTCGAGACCAGCCCGCCGGTGCTGGCCAGTCCGTGCGCATGCGTGGCGGCGTCGTAGACGGCCCAGGTCACGCCTCCCTGCGCCCGGGCCACCCGATGATCGGGGTCGACCTGAACGGTACGCATTGCGGAGAGGTCGAGCACCATTCCGCCGTCGCACGTCGAGAACCCAGCGAAGCTATGGCCCCCGCCTCGAACGGCCAGCAGCAGGCCGTGCGTGCGGGCGAAGTTGACCGCAGCGACGACGTCATCGCTCGAGCGGCAGCGGGCGATTATGGCAGGCCGCCTGTCGATCATCCCGTTCCAGACGTGGCGGTACTGGTCGTACAGCTCGTCGCCCGGGGCGACCAGCTCGCCCGCGAGCCGATTGCCCAGACCGGCAACGTCGTCCGGGTGGAGCTCCGCAGATGACATGAGCCAGGTCCTTTCCCGCAGCCAGACCCAGAGGCTGCACCCATGGTGGCCCCGTCCCGGGGCGGTGTCGAGCCTCACCGACATCGATTTCGCCACGGTGTGAGGTCGGGATCCGGTCGTGCGGTCTGGCGAGTGGGGAGGTGGGTTCAGGTGCTGAGTTGTTGGTGGATGGCGTTGGTGTCCAGCCAGACGTTCTCGCGGGAGATGAGGCCGTCGGCGAACTCCCAGACGTGCAGGATGCGGAAGGTGACGGCGCGGCCGTGTCCGGGGATGCCGAGCATCGTTCCGGTGACGACTGCGCGGTGGAGGACATCTTCGACGCAGAAGTTCTGGCCGTAGCGGCGCGGCACGAGGGGTTCTCGGCTCTCTCCCTGCACGTTCTGGTGCAGGTCGGCGTAGAAGGCGCGGACGGCGGCGCGCCCTCGTAGTGGGTGGATCGGGGATCCGACGACGTCGTGGAAGACGTTGGGGTGGAGCGTGGCCATGGCGGCGTCGAGGTCGCCGCTGTTCTCCGCTTCCCAGTGCCGGTCGATGAGCTGGTCCATTGCATGGCGGTCCATGGGTTCGGCCTTCCGTTGGGGTCGCGTGGTCATGGAGTGCTCGGGGTGCGGTGGGTGGGCGCTGTTTGCGGCCTGCGGCCTCGGCGGGCGGCGATGGCGAGGACGGCTTTGAGCAGTGCGGGGACGACGAGGTAGACCATGAGCGGGACCAGAGCCAGCGTGAGGACGAAGGTGCGCAGGACGGGCGGCCAGGCGGCGTCGAACGGTGCCATGGCCCACAGGCCCCCGGTCACCAGCGGGAACAGGGCAAGCCAGGTGACGGCCGCGCGGACGTGGATTGACGGAACTGCCGGTGGTCTCGAGGTGGGTTGCATCGGTCGGTCCTCCCAGATCGGTGCCGCCCGGTCATGGCGGCGACTGGTCTCTACGTTCCGAGGTCCTGGGGCCGGCCACCATCCCCAGGATCGGGGGATCCGGGATGCGATGCGTGATCCGTGCGACCGCCCGGAGGCGCACGGCTGTTCGGGCGGCCCGTGCCACCCCCGGTGCTGGGGGTTCCCAATCCGGCCGGGTGCTGTCACGCTTCCGTCATGGGGACTATCACGGCCCAGCGGCGTAGCCGTGAGCGCATTGTGCGCATTGCCGAGGCGGGCCTAGATGCGGAGTCGCTGCGGTGCGAGGTCGTGGCTGAGCTGCGTCGGGCCATCGGGTTCGATGCGTGGTGCTGGCCGCTGGTCGATCCCGCATCAAACCTCATGACCACTGGGATCGGTGAGATCCCCCACTGGGCTGGCCTGCCGCGGGTCATGGAGCTCCGGGAAGCTGCCCCTGACGTGTTCACCCAGCTGCACTCAGTCCCGGACCGCGCCGGTGAGCACGTCGAGGCGCTCTCGCGCGGCACGCGCGGGGACTTGGCTCGCAGCATCGAGTGGCGCGAAGTGCTCGGTCCTGCGGGGCTGGGCGACGAAATGAGAGTCGCGTTCGTCGATACGCGCCACTGCTGGGCGCAGCTGCACCTGTTCCGCGGTGCAGAGGACAGGCCTTTCGACGACGAGGACGCGCAGCTCATGCGCCAGATCGATCAGCCCGTTGCCGCTGCCCTGAGACACGCGATGGCAAGGCCAGTGGGGCCCGATAGCGGCGTGGACTTCGCGGTCGGCGTCATGATGATCGACCAGTCGTTGCGCGCCACGGCTCAGACTCCCGCCACCGGGCAGTGGCTCGAGTACCTCCAGCCGGCCGCGGTGCCCTACGGCACCACGGTGCCGGCATCGCTGTTCCAGCTGGCGGCCCGCGTCCGTTACGCAGCCCAGTCCTCCGGGAATGGTCGAGCGAACGCAACGTGCCGCGTGCGGCTGCGTTCGGCCGACGGCTGCTGGGTCCTGGCCGAAGGCCAGCGGTTGGACGATGCCACCGGCACCGTGGTGGTGACGCTCCGCCGGGCCTCTCCCCGCGACGTGTTCGACCTTGCGTGCCTGGGGTACCGGCTGTCGACTCGAGAGACCGAGATTGCGGCGTTCCTGGTGCAGGGGCTTGATACCGCAACGATCGCGCGGCGCCTGTTCGTCTCTGAACACACCGTCTACGACCATGTGAAGTCTCTCTTCGCCAAGGCTGGGGTGCACAGCAGACGAGAACTCGTCGCCACGATTGCCTGACGCGACGCCTCCACAGCTGGGAGGGCAGCGACAACAGCGGGAGCCTTGGGATCCACACGACGCCTCACATGGGGGCGATTCGGGGCTCGTGTCTCCGCGCTGGCTCACAGAAACGCCACCCAACAGCGACCACGTCCATCGGTGTCTGTTTGGGTGAAGTAGTCCTGCAGGTCCAAACAGCGTCTGGTCACAGACCACGGAGCGCGGCGCCTTCGACGGGAAGGCGCCGCGCTCCGTGGTCTGTTGATGCGCAGTCAGGTGATGCGCCCTGGCCGCGCGCTCCGCTGGATGCGCTGGTGCGCGGTCAGCCTGCGCTCGTGAAGAGCAGGCCCTTGGGGTGGACCGCGGCGAAGCCAGCGATGGGCGTCAGCGTTCCGTTGTCGAGGTTGAGCGAGGCGAGGTAGTTCGCGCCCGACTTAGGGGTCACGGTGGACACGGCCGTGCCGCTGGCGAAGTTGCCGGTCACGGCGTCGACCGTGTTGTGGTCCGGGTCGGTGAGCCAGAGGGTCTGACCTGCACCGGAGGCGAAGACCGTGTCGTCCACCTGCTTGTTCAGGTTCAGCACCTGCAGCTGCGGTGCCGTCGCGCTGTTCGCGAAGATGAGCTGCTGGTCGCCCTGGGAGTCGAGCATGAAGTCGTTGGCGAACCGCGGGCTCGAGGAGGGGACCACGGTGTTGGAGTCGGGGTCCGTGAGCGCGAGGGTCGTCGAGTTGGCCTGGGCGCCGTCGGCGAGCTGGGCCGTGGAGTTGTCCCGGAAGACGGGAGTGAGCGCCGCAGTGGAGCCGGAGAGCGTCACCTGGTAGACGGCCGGGCCGGAGATGGTCGCCGGGTTCGAGCCGCTGACAAGGATCTTGTCCTGGTAGACGGAGATCGCATCGGTTCCGCCGCCGTGGGTGAGCCCGGTGTAGGCATAGGTCTTGACGGCGTGGGTGCCTGCGGCCGGGGTCAGGGTGTGGAATGAGGAGTTGCCGTCCTCGTTGGTCGTGACGAGCAGCCGGGAGTTGGCGGCGTCGGCGCCCAGGCCGTCGATCTTGCCCGTGATGTTCCACGAGGCGCCGGGCTTGCCGTCGAGCGAGTACTGCTGGATCGTGCTGGCGGTGGTGCCGTTCGCGGCGGGCTCGCCGTTCGAGCCGACGCCGTTCTGGAACGCGACGTAGATGCTGTTGCCGAGGCGGACGATGTCATCGGGCTTGCTCTCGCTGCCCACGGCAGCGAAGGTCTTCACGGTATAGGAATCGGCCGTGCCGGTCGGGGTCGTGGCGGCGGCCAGCGCGGGCATCGCGGCTCCGGTCAGGACGGCGGCGGAAAGAGCGGCGCCGAGCGCGAGCGCGCGGCGGCGGGGAGTCTCGATGTTCATGGCGGTCCTCTGTTCGGTTGTGTCGGTCCGTCCCCCGGTGGCCACCATCCGCCTGCCGAGTGGCTCCCGCGTGGCCATCGGGTGAATTCCGGCTTGCCGGGTCGTGGGAAGACCCTGAAAGCCCAGCATCACTGGCGCCAGTGCCTCACCATTGCTTCCGCGAGCGCCGTGGGCTTTTGCGAGCTCCGCCCGCGCTGAACTGGTAGCATTGACTGCTGGTCCTCCAATCGGGAGGGCGTTCACACCTGGCCTCTGGCAAAATCCAGGGGCAGAAGCAAAGGGCCTATTGTGAAGTCTGATATTCACCCCAAGTACGATTACGTGGTCTTCAACGACCTCGCCTCCGGCCAGAAGTTCCTCACGCGCTCCACGGTCTCCTCGGACAAGACCACCGAGTGGGAGGACGGCAAGACCTACCCGGTCATCGACGTCGAAATCTCCTCCGAGTCGCACCCGTTCTACACGGGCAAGCAGCGCATCATGGACTCGGCCGGCCGCGTCGAGCGCTTCAACGCTCGCTTCAAGAACTTCGGCAAGAAGGCCTGACCTCAGGCCACTGCCACCCGAAGGCGCCGTCCCCCGCAGGGACGGCGCCTTCGCTGTCTGCACAGCGGGTGCCGTCCGACGGCGCCGGGCCGGGTCTAGGCTGGATCCGTGGCTGAACATCACGGCGAATTCAAAGTGCCAGGCGGCAAGCTCGTGATCGCGGACCTCGCGACCGAGGACGGCTCGATTATCTGGGCGAGCATCAATGGCGACTTCTTCCTTGAGCCGGACGAGGCTCTCGCGGACATCAACGAGGCCCTCGTCGGCCTCTCCGCGCACGCACCGAACTCAACGATCAGCCAGGCGGTAGCCGACGCGGTTGGTCCCTCCACCGTCATGTTCGGCTTCGACGCCGATTCCGTGGCGGTCGCGGTCCGCCGCGCTCTTGGCCATGCGACCACGTGGGCGGACCACGAGTGGGAGATCATCCCGCCGAGCACCCTCACCATCACCGAGAACGTCGCGCTGGACGAGGTCCTCACCCGTGAGGTGGGGGAGGGGCGCCGCAATCCGACCCTCCGCCTGTGGGAGTGGGACGAGCGCTCGGTGGTGATAGGAAGCTTCCAGTCCTACCGCAACGAGGTCGACCCGGATGGAGTCGCGAAGCACGGCGTCACCGTGGTGCGCCGCATCTCGGGCGGCGGCGCGATGTTCATGGAGGCCGGCAACTGCATCACGTACTCGCTGTACCTTCCCTCCTCGCTCGTCGACGGGCTCTCGTTCGCGGACTCCTACCCCTTCCTGGACGCGTGGGTCATGGAGGCGCTCGCAAAGATCGGCGTCAAGGCGTTCTACAAACCGCTCAATGACATCGCCACGGACGCCGGGAAGATCGGCGGAGCGGCGCAGAAGCGGCTCGTCACGGGCGGCATGCTGCACCACGTGACCATGAGCTACGACATCGATGCGGCCAAGATGACCGAGGTCCTGCGGATCGGGCGCGAGAAGATCTCGGACAAGGGCATCGCGAGCGCCCAGAAGCGGGTCGACCCGCTCAAGCGGCAGACCGGGATGTCCCGAGAGGACATCTTCGAGGCGATGATGGCCACGTTCGAGGGCCGCTACGGTGCTCGCCGGGTGACGCTCTCCGAGGCGTCGCTCGCCGACGCGCGCGCCCTCGCCAAGCGCAAGTTCGCCACCCGCGAGTGGCTGCACCGCGTCCCGTAGCGCGGCCGCGGCACCGCACCGGTGAGCGGGACGCACGACGGCGAGCGGTCGCCGTCGTGCGCGCTCCCCAGACGCGTCTGGTGGTGCGCCGGACTGCCGGTCCGGCTGCTAACCCTCCCGCGACCGCGCCTGGGCGACGAGCGCGCGGTGGAGGTGGTCCCGTTCCTCGATGACGATGCGCCGGAGGGCGGCTGGCGCCGAGGTGTTCTCGGCGAGCCACTGGTCGGTTCTCTCGAGCACGGGGTTCTGGGCAGGCGTCTGGTCCCACGCGAGCGTCGAGTCGCCCGGGAAGAGTCCGCCCACGAGCCGCGTGGCGATCTCCTGAGAGCGCTCCTCCCACACTCGGGTGAGCATTGCGAAGTAGCGCTCGATGAACGGGTGGCGCAGCGCCTCGAGCCCGAGCATGAAGCCCTCCACGGTCGCTCCGACGAGGTCGTTCGAGAGCGCGTCTCCCTCGATGAGCGCGTGCCATGCCGCCTGCTTGGCCTTCGGATCCGGCTGCGCCGCGACGGCGACCGCGTGGCCCACGCTGCCCTTGGCGGTCCGGTCCCGCTTGAGCTCGGCGTCGAGCTCGGCGACCGCGGCCCGGCCCTGGGCTGCCAGAGCCTGCCACAGCGACCAGCGCAGGTCCTGGTCGACTGCGAGGCCACCGAGCGTTTCAGTGCCGTCCACGAGGCCGCGCACGAGGTCGAGCTGTCCACCGCCGTAGCGGCTGCCCTTGGCCAACGCCCGCGCCCAGGCGAGCTGCTGGTCGGAGCCCGGCTCGGCCGCGTGCAACTCCCGCGCGACGGCGGCCAGGTACGTAGCGCGCAGCTCGGGCC
Protein-coding sequences here:
- a CDS encoding sulfite exporter TauE/SafE family protein, producing MGFWGDVLIFLAGLWAGTINTIVGSGSLVTFPVLVALGYSPVNSIISNAMGLVAGGFSGAYGYRREAVSAKRTLVKLLPASLVGGLLGAFLLLHLPESVFGYVAPVLIVVAILLVIFQPRLSAWAKARQSLEHITPEQADLQKIPMVLYILVFLIGVYGGYFTAAQGVLLMGVLGVFFHGTLQQSNAIKVVLSLVVNLVAAAAYLLFAFDRIDWLVVLLIAVGSTLGGFLGAGIGRRMKPIVLRIVIVILGVVALANLLSKLFHG
- a CDS encoding TrmH family RNA methyltransferase, encoding MADVPADGEQHIGPQIVRLTSADDPRVADYTRLTDVHLRKVREPAEGLYIAESSRVLRRALEAGHRPRSFFLADKWLEGLADVLAAHPDVPAYVGTPDLLEEITGFHLHRGAMAAMHRPEPVPVEELLAGANRVAALEEKRRSRIAVLENLTDHTNVGAVFRSAAAIGVDAVLVTPQCADPLYRRSIRVSMGTVFQVPWTRIESWPADAALLKEAGYVVAGMTLGEGAITLDELVAEDHENLALVFGTEGEGLAPETDQVLDRRVTIPMMNGVDSLNVAASSAVAFYATR
- a CDS encoding FAD-binding oxidoreductase: MSSAELHPDDVAGLGNRLAGELVAPGDELYDQYRHVWNGMIDRRPAIIARCRSSDDVVAAVNFARTHGLLLAVRGGGHSFAGFSTCDGGMVLDLSAMRTVQVDPDHRVARAQGGVTWAVYDAATHAHGLASTGGLVSTTGIAGLTLGGGIGWLQRRWGLACDNLLSAEVVTATGEIVRASESENPELFWGLRGGGGNFGVVTEFEFRLHPVTDVIGGLMLFTADRAGRVMRAYRDYVSACPDELTTWLSMVTAPAADFVPAPMHGRPALAVLACHCGDPADAEAALLPLRDLQPEVDLIGPMPYPQLQSVLDEDLPPGVRCYLKSGYTPALTDSLIGVIAEHTSAMPSPASTFDFHHMGGAIARVHDRATAFGDRRSAFCFNIVGVWDQAEDDDANLAWVRSFASALTPFDTGGVYVNFTAEDASVQAAYGDEKYGRLKALKQQYDPTNLFKLNQNVIP
- a CDS encoding nuclear transport factor 2 family protein, giving the protein MDRHAMDQLIDRHWEAENSGDLDAAMATLHPNVFHDVVGSPIHPLRGRAAVRAFYADLHQNVQGESREPLVPRRYGQNFCVEDVLHRAVVTGTMLGIPGHGRAVTFRILHVWEFADGLISRENVWLDTNAIHQQLST
- a CDS encoding helix-turn-helix transcriptional regulator; translation: MGTITAQRRSRERIVRIAEAGLDAESLRCEVVAELRRAIGFDAWCWPLVDPASNLMTTGIGEIPHWAGLPRVMELREAAPDVFTQLHSVPDRAGEHVEALSRGTRGDLARSIEWREVLGPAGLGDEMRVAFVDTRHCWAQLHLFRGAEDRPFDDEDAQLMRQIDQPVAAALRHAMARPVGPDSGVDFAVGVMMIDQSLRATAQTPATGQWLEYLQPAAVPYGTTVPASLFQLAARVRYAAQSSGNGRANATCRVRLRSADGCWVLAEGQRLDDATGTVVVTLRRASPRDVFDLACLGYRLSTRETEIAAFLVQGLDTATIARRLFVSEHTVYDHVKSLFAKAGVHSRRELVATIA
- a CDS encoding type B 50S ribosomal protein L31, producing the protein MKSDIHPKYDYVVFNDLASGQKFLTRSTVSSDKTTEWEDGKTYPVIDVEISSESHPFYTGKQRIMDSAGRVERFNARFKNFGKKA
- a CDS encoding lipoate--protein ligase family protein, which produces MAEHHGEFKVPGGKLVIADLATEDGSIIWASINGDFFLEPDEALADINEALVGLSAHAPNSTISQAVADAVGPSTVMFGFDADSVAVAVRRALGHATTWADHEWEIIPPSTLTITENVALDEVLTREVGEGRRNPTLRLWEWDERSVVIGSFQSYRNEVDPDGVAKHGVTVVRRISGGGAMFMEAGNCITYSLYLPSSLVDGLSFADSYPFLDAWVMEALAKIGVKAFYKPLNDIATDAGKIGGAAQKRLVTGGMLHHVTMSYDIDAAKMTEVLRIGREKISDKGIASAQKRVDPLKRQTGMSREDIFEAMMATFEGRYGARRVTLSEASLADARALAKRKFATREWLHRVP